In Fluviispira sanaruensis, a genomic segment contains:
- a CDS encoding LysM peptidoglycan-binding domain-containing protein, producing the protein MHIYLKIQKLTIIIILLIYFSINLQVYAESNFADNFQCTQYEVKNKETIIQILRKNSLFPVFGREGSLQKTYEINKLDKKERKELIHAGDKLCLPIRIRFPANYKKTIVNDTESNKNIKKKDDNSNKDIANIEKEMMSSTQTLEIKNNIPLNINKEKQIKNERCTTYIVKNGDTIIQILKTHKLRPVFGKSGSLQKTLKINKREGKKGYLILPGNSLCLPINDVKYHLADHKNEIQEKNNLIVKGIDNKTEEILHLDSSLPIVLPSEENTGINDKIITKNNEDVESKDKIITKSNEGVESNDKIITKNEKDVEPNDKVITKNDKDVEPNDKIITKNEKDVETNDKVITKNDKDVESNDKIITKNEKIETDKNVQVSEKSRKKNMSSTKISNEKRENKKKPEQNKTKDSNEKIIPEAQSEIQQCDKYTTEKEENIIHILRKKNITPLYGENGSYQKTIELNKNLTFDNPFLEKGTAICLPKILTTDNNSEKNLHAFDKSIKLENNKNFEENPNLFYSELGVKYLRLIGINTDNNFSSTLLSRPIVFTEAGLTQRWSKQLETYFGINFAFTEIMQSDTNVVIGDSILRLTNIIAGIKHQFYPSLYGNFQFSYGDYVIFRSIDDSTIQVEKMSTAHLLSTLGYTFLNYDKLSFQSEISYLLSTPFTNEVYNSYVGQGYELGLIQSYNDKGWGFKTKLFYLRDYTYVPPVKFDYTEIGILFKFFGELP; encoded by the coding sequence GTGCACATTTATTTAAAAATACAAAAATTAACTATTATTATAATTCTATTAATTTATTTTTCTATTAACTTGCAAGTTTATGCAGAAAGCAATTTTGCAGATAACTTTCAGTGCACTCAATATGAAGTAAAGAATAAAGAAACAATAATTCAAATACTCAGAAAAAATTCACTTTTCCCAGTCTTTGGCAGAGAAGGATCATTGCAAAAAACATATGAAATAAATAAATTGGATAAAAAGGAAAGAAAGGAACTTATTCATGCAGGCGATAAATTGTGTCTGCCCATTCGAATTCGATTTCCAGCAAACTATAAAAAAACAATTGTTAATGATACAGAATCAAATAAAAATATCAAAAAAAAAGATGACAATAGCAATAAAGATATTGCAAATATTGAAAAAGAAATGATGAGTTCAACTCAAACATTAGAAATAAAAAATAATATCCCTTTGAATATTAATAAAGAAAAACAAATTAAAAATGAAAGATGTACAACATATATTGTTAAAAATGGAGACACAATAATCCAAATCCTTAAAACTCATAAACTTAGACCTGTCTTCGGAAAGAGCGGAAGTTTACAAAAAACTCTAAAAATAAACAAACGTGAAGGAAAGAAAGGGTATCTGATTCTCCCAGGAAATTCCCTTTGCCTACCAATCAATGATGTAAAATATCATTTAGCTGATCATAAAAATGAAATTCAAGAGAAAAATAATCTGATTGTAAAAGGAATAGATAATAAAACTGAAGAAATATTGCACTTAGACTCATCCTTACCTATTGTTTTGCCCTCAGAGGAAAACACTGGAATCAATGATAAAATAATCACTAAAAATAACGAAGACGTTGAATCTAAAGATAAGATAATTACTAAAAGCAACGAAGGCGTTGAATCCAATGATAAAATAATCACTAAAAATGAAAAAGACGTTGAACCCAATGATAAAGTAATTACTAAAAATGACAAAGACGTTGAACCCAATGATAAGATAATTACTAAAAATGAAAAAGACGTTGAAACCAATGATAAAGTAATTACTAAAAATGACAAAGACGTTGAATCCAATGATAAGATAATTACTAAAAATGAAAAAATTGAAACAGATAAAAACGTTCAAGTATCAGAAAAATCTAGAAAAAAAAATATGTCTTCTACAAAAATTTCTAATGAAAAAAGAGAAAATAAAAAAAAACCTGAGCAAAATAAGACAAAAGATTCTAATGAAAAAATTATTCCTGAAGCACAATCTGAAATTCAACAATGTGATAAATATACTACAGAGAAAGAAGAAAATATCATACATATTCTAAGAAAAAAAAATATCACACCTCTTTATGGCGAAAATGGTTCTTACCAAAAAACAATAGAACTCAATAAAAATCTTACATTTGATAATCCATTTTTAGAAAAAGGCACAGCTATATGTCTGCCAAAAATTTTAACCACTGATAATAATAGCGAAAAAAACCTGCATGCATTCGATAAAAGCATTAAACTTGAAAATAATAAGAATTTTGAAGAAAATCCAAATCTTTTTTATTCAGAATTGGGAGTTAAATATTTACGCCTGATAGGGATAAATACAGATAATAATTTCAGCTCAACTCTTCTTTCTCGCCCAATTGTTTTTACTGAAGCGGGCCTTACTCAAAGGTGGAGTAAACAGTTAGAAACTTATTTTGGGATAAACTTTGCATTTACTGAAATAATGCAATCTGATACAAATGTTGTCATCGGTGATAGTATCCTAAGATTAACAAATATAATTGCAGGAATAAAACATCAATTCTATCCAAGTTTATATGGAAATTTTCAATTCTCTTATGGAGATTATGTAATATTTCGCTCTATAGATGATTCAACAATACAAGTTGAAAAAATGTCCACAGCCCACCTGCTCAGCACATTAGGATATACTTTCCTAAATTATGATAAGCTATCATTTCAATCAGAAATAAGTTATTTACTCAGCACTCCATTTACCAATGAAGTCTATAATTCTTATGTTGGACAAGGTTATGAATTAGGCCTTATTCAATCCTATAACGATAAAGGTTGGGGTTTTAAAACAAAGCTTTTTTACTTAAGAGATTATACTTATGTGCCTCCAGTAAAATTTGATTACACTGAAATAGGTATTCTATTTAAATTTTTTGGTGAGTTACCATGA
- a CDS encoding efflux RND transporter permease subunit, with protein MKFTDIFIQRPVLATVVSLLIFIIGLKSVFNLDVRQYPKVENTVVTVTTTYPGANAQLMQGFITQPLQTSIASADGIDYINSSSSQGVSTIQAHLKLNFNSATAFADILAKVNAVSGQLPREANSPVITKTTGSSIALLYISYSSDKISSQQIYDVLTRIVQPNIQSVSGVASADILGGNPFAMRIWLQPDKMAALNITADDVNKALTSNSYLSAAGQLKGQYTITNIKAETDLHSVEEFNNLVIKETKGKLIRMRNVAEVELGSENYSSSVTFNGKKGVFIGVNSVPTANPLTVVQDVRKVLPDILKSLPPSLNQVVVYDSTEFISASIKDVIKTLGEATIIVIIVIFLFLGSLRSVIIPIVTIPLSLVGVCSIMFLLGYTINLLTLLSMVLAIGLVVDDAIVVLENIQRHLEEGKSAFDSALLGAKEIALPVITMTITLSAVYAPIGLMGGLTGALFKEFALTLAASVIVSGVIALTLSPMMCSKILKTEDTSKGFAHWIDVKFTELQNFYEKKLKSVLNFRPVVLIFGGVVLVSVFFLFILTPKQLAPQEDQGFLLTIATAPKYANIRYLEKYTEQINNIFSKYPERAAHFIANGRGSETDAFSGFVFKPWSDRNRSATELQTIIQNDLNEISGIKAFIFSLPDLPTGSSGFPVQMVLKSTDNYTNIYLVMEELKALAKKSGLFIVVDSDLSFETPQLNIEIDKSKAADVNISMQQIGQQLSTFLGGNYTNLFSMDGRSYKIIPQLADNDRYNPSDLKKTYIKSNSGSFVPLSNFINFNISSEPNSLNQFQQLNSATFSAVMMPGQTSSTGLAFLKKEANRIMPYGMSYDFSGDSRTEQQEGNALILTFGFALVIIFLVLSAQFESFRDPLIIMISVPMAICGALIPLNLGFATINIYTEIGLITLIGLITKHGILMVEFANQLRHENNYDIRKAIEKAASIRLRPILMTTAAMVLAVIPLIIASGAGAASRHDIGIVIASGLTIGTLFTLFVVPTMYTYLAKPNLHLKKHKKENEEA; from the coding sequence ATGAAATTCACTGATATTTTTATTCAAAGACCTGTTTTAGCAACAGTCGTAAGCCTTCTTATTTTTATCATCGGCTTAAAATCTGTTTTTAATTTGGATGTCAGACAATATCCTAAAGTTGAAAACACGGTGGTAACAGTAACAACAACATATCCTGGCGCCAATGCACAACTTATGCAAGGATTTATAACCCAACCGCTGCAAACATCCATCGCATCCGCTGATGGAATCGATTATATAAATTCTTCGAGCAGTCAAGGTGTGAGTACAATTCAAGCGCATTTAAAATTAAATTTTAATTCCGCAACTGCATTTGCAGATATTTTAGCCAAAGTAAATGCAGTGTCAGGACAATTGCCCCGCGAAGCAAATAGTCCGGTTATTACGAAAACCACAGGAAGTTCAATCGCGTTACTTTATATAAGTTATTCAAGTGACAAAATATCGAGTCAACAAATATACGATGTATTAACACGCATTGTACAGCCCAATATTCAATCGGTTTCAGGAGTGGCCAGTGCAGATATTCTTGGGGGAAATCCATTTGCTATGCGCATTTGGTTACAACCTGACAAAATGGCGGCCTTAAATATAACTGCAGATGATGTGAATAAAGCTCTCACATCGAATAGCTATTTATCAGCCGCTGGCCAACTGAAAGGTCAATACACAATCACAAATATCAAAGCTGAAACAGATTTACACAGCGTAGAAGAGTTTAACAATCTCGTGATTAAAGAAACAAAAGGTAAATTGATTCGCATGCGTAATGTAGCAGAGGTAGAATTGGGTTCTGAAAATTATTCATCCTCTGTTACTTTTAATGGAAAAAAAGGAGTCTTTATTGGGGTCAATTCTGTACCCACTGCAAATCCACTAACAGTTGTGCAAGATGTTAGAAAAGTATTACCTGATATTTTAAAATCACTTCCCCCATCACTCAATCAAGTTGTGGTCTATGACTCAACAGAATTTATTTCTGCTTCAATAAAAGATGTTATCAAAACTTTAGGTGAAGCAACTATTATTGTCATCATTGTTATATTTTTATTCCTAGGCTCCCTTCGCTCAGTCATAATTCCAATCGTAACAATTCCTCTGTCTTTAGTCGGTGTCTGTTCTATAATGTTTTTGCTCGGATACACAATTAACTTACTCACACTTTTATCTATGGTTCTTGCAATTGGACTTGTCGTTGATGATGCTATAGTTGTTCTTGAAAATATCCAACGTCATTTAGAAGAAGGAAAAAGCGCATTCGATTCTGCTTTGCTTGGTGCAAAAGAAATTGCATTGCCAGTAATCACAATGACGATCACACTTAGCGCTGTGTACGCTCCTATTGGACTTATGGGGGGTTTAACGGGAGCGCTTTTTAAAGAATTTGCCTTAACATTAGCTGCTTCTGTCATAGTTTCTGGTGTGATTGCTTTGACTTTATCACCTATGATGTGTTCAAAAATTTTAAAAACAGAAGACACGAGTAAAGGCTTTGCCCATTGGATCGACGTTAAGTTTACAGAACTCCAAAATTTTTATGAAAAGAAATTAAAATCCGTTCTAAATTTTAGACCCGTTGTACTAATATTTGGAGGTGTTGTCCTGGTCAGTGTTTTCTTTCTTTTTATTTTAACTCCCAAACAGCTTGCACCGCAAGAAGATCAAGGATTTTTATTAACGATTGCGACAGCACCTAAATATGCAAATATCCGTTATTTAGAAAAATACACGGAACAAATAAACAATATATTTAGTAAATATCCAGAAAGAGCCGCCCACTTTATCGCAAATGGCAGGGGCAGTGAAACCGATGCATTTTCAGGTTTTGTATTCAAGCCTTGGAGTGACCGAAATAGAAGTGCAACAGAATTGCAAACAATTATCCAAAATGATTTGAATGAAATATCAGGCATAAAAGCATTTATATTTTCTTTACCTGATTTACCCACAGGGAGTTCTGGATTCCCTGTACAGATGGTACTTAAATCAACCGATAACTACACAAATATTTATTTAGTTATGGAAGAATTAAAAGCTCTGGCAAAAAAGAGTGGACTTTTTATAGTAGTTGATAGTGATTTAAGTTTCGAAACGCCACAATTAAATATCGAAATCGACAAATCAAAAGCAGCTGATGTAAATATATCTATGCAACAAATTGGCCAACAATTATCAACATTTTTAGGTGGAAATTATACAAATTTATTCAGCATGGATGGAAGAAGCTATAAAATAATTCCACAATTAGCTGATAATGATCGCTATAATCCCTCCGATCTTAAAAAAACATATATTAAAAGTAACTCTGGATCATTTGTTCCTTTATCAAACTTTATTAATTTTAATATAAGTTCCGAACCCAATTCTTTGAATCAATTTCAGCAGCTCAACTCTGCTACCTTTTCTGCCGTGATGATGCCTGGTCAAACAAGCTCAACGGGTTTAGCTTTTTTAAAAAAAGAAGCAAATAGAATTATGCCCTATGGCATGAGCTACGATTTTTCTGGTGATTCTAGAACTGAACAGCAGGAAGGCAATGCACTGATTCTCACTTTTGGCTTTGCTTTGGTTATTATTTTTCTCGTCTTATCTGCACAATTTGAAAGTTTTCGCGATCCCTTAATTATCATGATCAGTGTTCCTATGGCTATTTGTGGCGCACTCATTCCACTCAATCTAGGCTTTGCTACTATTAATATTTATACAGAAATTGGACTTATAACACTTATTGGTCTTATAACGAAACATGGGATTTTAATGGTTGAATTTGCCAATCAATTGCGCCACGAAAATAATTATGACATACGCAAAGCAATTGAAAAAGCAGCCTCAATTCGCTTACGCCCAATCTTAATGACAACTGCTGCTATGGTTCTCGCTGTAATACCTCTTATTATTGCCTCTGGCGCAGGTGCTGCAAGCCGGCATGATATCGGTATTGTTATAGCTTCTGGACTGACAATTGGAACCTTATTTACACTCTTTGTCGTACCAACTATGTATACTTATTTAGCAAAACCTAATCTGCACTTGAAAAAACATAAAAAAGAAAATGAAGAAGCCTAA
- a CDS encoding efflux RND transporter periplasmic adaptor subunit gives MAKRITFTLIGLLIVFGGIFGWYIMRQYFMKKYFASFVPPPQAVSVAIAKSDTWQPFLYSVGNLKAVDGVEISSEVSGQVKAIYFKSGEFVKKGQALVQLDDASEQAQLRDISAQLQLAKVTDMRTKKLFTQGATSQASVDDSSSKTKQLKANFENISSAIAKKLIRAPFSGKIGIKLINVGQYISPGLSCASLQSSHILNVQFTLPQQEVSKIALRQEVLVVSDAYPNLNFKGTITAIDSKIDESTRTIEAQATIENIDNKLLPGMFVNAKIFLPAIPNTITLPQTAITYTLYGDSAFLVRLNDKKSETGQELGTVSRILVKTGEKRDNTVVILEGIKAGDMIVISGQLKLVDGTSIVINNSVKL, from the coding sequence ATGGCAAAAAGAATCACCTTTACGCTGATCGGTCTTCTTATAGTTTTTGGAGGAATATTCGGTTGGTATATTATGCGTCAGTATTTCATGAAAAAGTATTTTGCTTCGTTTGTCCCTCCTCCTCAAGCTGTCTCCGTTGCCATAGCAAAATCGGATACTTGGCAACCTTTCTTATATTCGGTTGGAAATTTAAAAGCTGTTGACGGTGTTGAAATCAGTTCTGAAGTCTCAGGGCAAGTGAAAGCAATTTATTTTAAATCTGGCGAATTTGTAAAAAAAGGACAAGCGCTTGTGCAATTAGATGATGCCAGTGAACAAGCTCAGTTAAGAGATATCAGTGCACAATTGCAATTAGCTAAAGTAACAGATATGCGCACAAAAAAGTTATTCACTCAAGGTGCAACATCGCAAGCATCCGTTGATGACTCATCTTCGAAAACAAAACAATTGAAAGCAAATTTCGAAAATATAAGTTCAGCAATTGCTAAAAAATTAATCCGCGCTCCTTTTAGTGGGAAAATCGGCATAAAACTCATAAACGTTGGGCAATATATTTCCCCAGGTTTATCATGTGCCAGTTTACAATCATCGCATATATTAAATGTTCAATTTACCCTACCGCAACAAGAAGTAAGTAAAATAGCTTTACGCCAGGAAGTTCTCGTTGTCAGTGATGCATATCCTAATTTAAATTTCAAAGGAACAATCACTGCAATTGATTCTAAAATCGATGAATCAACTCGAACAATAGAAGCGCAAGCTACGATTGAAAATATTGATAATAAATTACTTCCAGGCATGTTTGTTAATGCAAAAATATTTCTCCCAGCTATTCCAAATACGATCACACTGCCGCAAACGGCAATAACTTACACCCTTTATGGCGATTCAGCCTTTCTAGTCCGTCTAAATGATAAAAAGTCAGAAACTGGACAAGAATTAGGAACAGTCAGTCGTATCCTTGTAAAAACTGGGGAAAAAAGAGACAACACAGTAGTTATTTTAGAAGGAATTAAAGCAGGAGATATGATTGTAATCAGTGGACAGCTTAAACTTGTTGATGGCACATCCATTGTTATTAATAACTCTGTAAAATTATAA
- a CDS encoding 2-oxoglutarate dehydrogenase E1 component, whose amino-acid sequence MSGNFNSIFQNNAGYVEEMFARYSSDPNSVGIEWRAYFEGFNEGFGTASALANDTPHFQELLKNVSEKTQVQANSKDADSVGSEALVFEMKVAEYVHAWKANGHLQATTNPLPIPPKKFPILALESYGLTTHDLKRSTHAGALIGLGSMSLEKLMIELDRRFAGTVGAEIEHVDSDEERRWLHAEFAKIYNPIPKETQKSIYSELAKADSLEKTIATKYIGKKRFSIEGADAQYPAVETFIDESTKLGVKECTVAIAHRGRLNFLVNVIGKPLEKLFAEWEGYYHDGLHGDCDVKYHYGYESDRKSRSGNDITVSMPFNPSHLEYVDSVVMGDTRARQAMYYNGDTSKVASVVLHGDAAFSGQGIVFETVQMMSLKGYNVGGTVHLVANNQVGFTTDPSDSRSSTYCTDVAKVTGSPVFHINADNLDSLHNLMVLAANYRAKFKKDIYIDLVCFRRYGHNEADEPVFTQPLLYKLIKDKHAPYEEYAKYLSTAHGFLEGDLKSVYDNFRAEMNATFDKVKNSHAKIEQFTPPRDAGELKLASEKDMLKVVKTQLSLSKIKALAQKICTVPESFRVNPKLSRIIITERKDMADGKKKVDWGMAELLAYASLLEEGYSIRLAGEDAQRGTFSHRHVTLVDSEDASLYTLLSPCTSETAKVEVINTLLSEEAAMGYEYGYAVRQAKGLVLWEGQFGDFANGAQVIIDQFIAAGETKWCQTQGLVLLLPHGMEGQGAEHSSARLERFLQLCADGNMQVCYFTNAAQLYHAFRRQLHRNFRKPLILMTPKSFLRSPRASTTLEELATGHFEEILDDLRIGKSNKVERVLFCTGKISLDLFDALEKDEFKNKAETTAIIRIEQLYPFHMEKAVSILSQYKSAKCIAWVQEEPANMGAWSFIRHELENVLKKSGIANHLEYFGRRRRATPAVGIEKWHFIEQEQVIKAALEANASTEV is encoded by the coding sequence ATGAGTGGTAATTTTAATTCTATTTTTCAAAATAACGCTGGCTATGTTGAAGAAATGTTTGCTCGTTATAGTTCGGATCCAAACTCTGTTGGAATCGAATGGCGAGCCTATTTTGAAGGCTTCAATGAAGGGTTCGGGACAGCTTCAGCTCTCGCAAATGACACTCCTCATTTTCAAGAGCTGTTAAAAAATGTCAGTGAAAAAACCCAAGTTCAGGCGAATTCTAAGGATGCAGACTCTGTAGGATCTGAAGCACTCGTATTCGAAATGAAAGTCGCTGAATATGTACACGCTTGGAAAGCGAACGGACATTTACAAGCCACAACAAATCCACTCCCAATTCCACCTAAAAAATTTCCAATTTTAGCCCTTGAATCCTATGGATTGACCACTCATGATTTAAAACGCTCAACACATGCGGGCGCTTTGATTGGCTTAGGTTCAATGAGCCTCGAAAAACTCATGATTGAGCTGGACAGAAGATTTGCAGGCACTGTTGGTGCAGAAATTGAGCATGTTGATTCCGATGAAGAACGCAGATGGCTACATGCCGAGTTTGCAAAAATATACAATCCAATTCCTAAAGAAACTCAAAAATCAATTTATTCTGAATTAGCAAAAGCAGATTCCCTAGAAAAAACCATTGCAACCAAATATATTGGTAAAAAAAGATTTAGTATTGAAGGTGCAGACGCTCAATATCCTGCCGTTGAAACTTTTATTGATGAATCGACAAAACTAGGTGTTAAAGAGTGCACAGTCGCCATTGCCCACCGTGGACGGCTCAATTTCCTTGTCAACGTAATCGGCAAACCGCTTGAGAAACTCTTTGCAGAATGGGAAGGTTACTATCATGATGGATTGCATGGCGACTGCGACGTAAAATATCATTATGGATATGAATCCGATCGCAAATCCCGTTCCGGCAATGACATAACAGTTTCTATGCCATTTAATCCTAGTCACCTAGAATACGTCGACAGCGTGGTTATGGGCGACACTAGAGCGCGGCAAGCTATGTATTACAACGGCGATACTTCTAAAGTTGCTTCCGTTGTCTTGCATGGTGACGCAGCTTTTTCTGGACAAGGTATTGTGTTTGAAACCGTACAAATGATGTCCTTAAAAGGTTATAATGTCGGTGGAACAGTTCACTTAGTAGCAAACAATCAAGTTGGCTTTACCACAGATCCATCAGACTCTCGTTCTTCGACCTATTGCACAGACGTGGCTAAAGTAACAGGCTCCCCTGTTTTTCATATTAATGCCGACAATCTTGATTCCCTGCACAACCTTATGGTTTTAGCAGCAAACTATCGGGCAAAATTTAAAAAAGATATTTATATCGATCTCGTTTGTTTCCGCAGATATGGTCACAATGAAGCCGACGAACCGGTTTTCACCCAGCCGCTATTATACAAATTAATCAAAGATAAGCATGCACCATATGAAGAATATGCAAAATATTTATCCACAGCACATGGCTTTTTAGAAGGCGATTTAAAAAGTGTGTATGACAATTTCCGCGCTGAAATGAATGCTACTTTTGATAAAGTAAAAAATAGTCATGCTAAAATAGAGCAATTCACCCCGCCAAGAGATGCAGGCGAACTTAAACTTGCTTCTGAAAAAGATATGTTAAAAGTTGTTAAAACTCAGCTTTCTCTGAGCAAAATTAAAGCCCTCGCACAAAAAATCTGCACTGTACCAGAAAGTTTCCGTGTCAATCCTAAACTCAGTCGCATTATTATTACTGAACGCAAAGATATGGCAGATGGGAAAAAGAAAGTTGACTGGGGCATGGCAGAATTACTCGCATATGCAAGTCTCCTTGAAGAAGGTTACAGCATTCGTCTTGCAGGTGAAGATGCACAGAGAGGAACATTCTCACACCGCCATGTTACATTGGTAGACTCTGAAGATGCGAGCCTTTATACGCTTCTTTCTCCATGTACATCTGAAACTGCGAAAGTTGAAGTCATCAATACTCTTCTCTCCGAAGAAGCAGCAATGGGTTACGAATATGGTTATGCCGTCCGCCAAGCAAAAGGTCTCGTTTTATGGGAAGGCCAATTTGGCGACTTTGCTAATGGAGCGCAAGTTATAATCGATCAATTTATCGCAGCTGGAGAAACAAAATGGTGTCAGACACAAGGACTTGTTTTGTTGCTTCCACATGGTATGGAAGGACAAGGTGCAGAGCATTCAAGCGCACGTCTAGAAAGATTTTTACAGCTGTGTGCCGATGGAAATATGCAAGTTTGTTACTTTACAAATGCAGCGCAATTATATCATGCATTCAGAAGACAATTGCATCGTAATTTCAGAAAACCTCTTATTTTAATGACACCAAAAAGTTTTTTAAGAAGTCCCCGTGCTTCTACTACATTAGAAGAATTAGCGACAGGTCATTTTGAAGAAATTCTTGACGATCTACGCATTGGTAAATCAAACAAAGTTGAAAGAGTTTTATTCTGTACTGGAAAAATATCTCTCGATCTCTTTGATGCCCTTGAAAAAGATGAATTTAAAAACAAAGCAGAGACAACGGCCATTATTCGCATTGAACAACTTTACCCATTCCACATGGAAAAAGCTGTGAGCATTCTCTCACAATACAAATCCGCAAAATGCATAGCTTGGGTCCAAGAAGAGCCTGCAAATATGGGAGCTTGGAGCTTTATTCGCCATGAACTTGAAAATGTTCTGAAAAAATCAGGGATTGCAAACCATCTTGAATATTTCGGCAGAAGAAGACGTGCAACTCCCGCAGTTGGTATTGAAAAATGGCATTTTATTGAACAAGAACAAGTCATAAAAGCCGCTCTTGAAGCAAATGCAAGTACAGAAGTGTGA
- a CDS encoding ATP-binding cassette domain-containing protein codes for MKKKKVVLSVRSLCKDYRRPNGNMFTVLEGINLDIYDGEFLALVGLSGSGKSTLLRCMAGLLTPDRGTVSYATPSPENMQLGAFVFQSFALFPWMTIRENIAVSMPKLSRNEQNERIDRIIQMVGLKGFEDAFPRELSGGMRQRVSLARAMVSDPMIMFMDEPFSALDPLTSESLRAELVRIWSQPDRKIRSSVLVTHRFEEALQLADRVLILSSNPGTIFRSIEINLPRPRMPNSKEYKEIEEQLEKAFGLLHLDKVTDEHDYETLVPDLTPVQKTNLSQEQSAVVTKSSEKHALNENKKAKEPNQTKQKRVKPLINTNLTLVEGLVSRLSTEDEETDLYDLCEEMGQSVDQVLPAVAAGETLGFITTPGIRVVLTEQGRLFATEHDTEVRSEMMRSAILKLPVVYSIYALVKNAGQEGLEADIAIEQIVMMLPFEDHDVQFQTLLKWCRYANLLIYDSDEEKLFIPD; via the coding sequence ATGAAAAAGAAAAAAGTTGTGCTTTCTGTACGCTCACTTTGCAAAGATTATCGCAGACCTAATGGCAATATGTTTACTGTTCTTGAAGGAATTAATTTAGATATTTATGATGGAGAATTCCTTGCTTTGGTAGGCCTTTCAGGCTCAGGTAAATCAACTCTCCTGCGCTGCATGGCGGGTTTATTGACCCCAGACAGAGGAACAGTGAGTTATGCAACACCTTCACCAGAAAACATGCAATTAGGAGCTTTTGTCTTCCAAAGTTTTGCTTTGTTCCCATGGATGACAATTCGTGAAAATATTGCAGTTTCCATGCCCAAGCTCAGTCGCAATGAACAAAATGAAAGAATTGATCGCATTATACAAATGGTAGGTTTAAAAGGCTTTGAAGATGCCTTCCCACGCGAGTTGAGTGGTGGAATGCGACAAAGAGTGAGTTTGGCGCGCGCAATGGTTTCTGATCCTATGATAATGTTTATGGATGAGCCCTTTTCAGCGCTCGATCCATTAACAAGCGAGTCCCTCAGAGCTGAGCTCGTTCGCATTTGGTCTCAACCTGATCGCAAAATCCGCTCGAGCGTACTTGTCACACATAGATTTGAAGAAGCTCTTCAATTAGCCGATCGAGTCCTTATACTCTCCTCTAATCCAGGAACTATTTTCCGCTCAATAGAAATCAATTTACCCCGACCACGTATGCCAAACTCGAAAGAATATAAAGAAATTGAAGAGCAACTTGAAAAAGCATTCGGTCTCTTGCACCTCGATAAAGTAACAGATGAACACGACTACGAAACACTTGTGCCTGACTTAACTCCGGTACAAAAAACAAATTTAAGCCAAGAACAAAGTGCTGTTGTTACAAAAAGCAGTGAAAAACATGCTCTTAATGAAAATAAAAAAGCGAAAGAACCTAACCAAACAAAACAGAAGAGAGTGAAACCTCTAATCAATACAAATCTCACTCTTGTTGAAGGTTTGGTAAGCCGTTTGAGCACAGAAGATGAAGAAACAGATCTATATGATTTATGTGAAGAAATGGGTCAAAGTGTCGATCAAGTGCTCCCAGCTGTTGCAGCAGGAGAAACGCTTGGTTTTATCACAACTCCAGGAATTCGAGTTGTCTTGACAGAACAGGGAAGACTCTTTGCGACAGAACATGACACCGAAGTGCGCAGTGAAATGATGCGCAGTGCAATTCTTAAACTTCCTGTAGTTTATTCAATTTATGCTCTCGTCAAAAATGCCGGACAGGAAGGTCTCGAAGCTGATATTGCCATTGAACAAATCGTAATGATGCTTCCATTTGAAGACCACGACGTACAATTTCAAACACTTCTCAAATGGTGCCGCTATGCCAATTTATTAATTTACGATTCTGATGAAGAAAAATTGTTTATACCCGATTAA